A single genomic interval of Alistipes provencensis harbors:
- a CDS encoding SGNH/GDSL hydrolase family protein, with protein sequence MRYLFIFLFGLSLRIGVQAQGLRYVDAAALTIVNKAQATANPYHRIDTARYRDLTAPAKRYLLHSAGIAVVFRTDSRTIAARWRSCEHRLYNHMTGIAATGLDLYIRRSGEWVPAGFACNRPAEAVHQAVIVEKMDSAEKECLLYLPVMDQIVSLEIGVDPGARIAAADNPFRHRIVVLGSSITHGIAASRAGMAYPAQLERRTGLEFINLGISGNCKLDASQARMIAQISADAFVFDCFSNPLGPLIEERLAEFVAIIRAAHPSTPLVFLQTVVRSTGNFNLERRAGELHKRRAAAEGMRRLIAAGDRNLYFLDPGLDPGFDALVDGSHPSDLGFKLITDRLEKQLPRIFRRYDIR encoded by the coding sequence ATGAGGTACTTGTTCATTTTCCTATTCGGGCTCTCGCTGAGGATCGGAGTTCAGGCACAGGGATTGCGTTATGTCGACGCCGCGGCGCTCACGATTGTTAACAAGGCCCAAGCCACGGCTAATCCCTATCATCGTATCGATACGGCGCGCTATCGGGATCTGACGGCCCCGGCCAAACGCTATTTGCTCCATAGTGCGGGCATAGCCGTCGTATTCCGCACCGACAGTCGTACGATAGCGGCCCGATGGCGGAGTTGCGAACATCGTCTTTACAATCATATGACGGGAATTGCCGCTACCGGATTGGACCTATACATCCGGCGCAGCGGAGAGTGGGTTCCGGCCGGGTTCGCCTGCAATCGACCCGCAGAAGCGGTGCATCAGGCCGTTATCGTTGAAAAAATGGATTCCGCGGAGAAGGAGTGCCTGCTTTACCTGCCAGTGATGGATCAGATTGTCTCGCTTGAAATCGGGGTTGATCCCGGGGCTCGTATCGCGGCCGCAGACAACCCGTTCCGACACCGTATCGTAGTGCTCGGATCGAGTATCACTCACGGGATTGCGGCAAGCCGGGCCGGTATGGCTTATCCCGCGCAGTTGGAGCGCCGCACAGGACTCGAATTTATTAACCTCGGTATCAGCGGCAACTGTAAACTCGATGCCTCGCAGGCCCGGATGATTGCTCAAATATCCGCAGATGCCTTTGTTTTCGACTGTTTCTCGAATCCCCTCGGACCTCTGATCGAAGAGCGTCTCGCGGAGTTCGTCGCTATCATACGGGCCGCCCATCCTTCGACACCACTCGTTTTTTTGCAGACCGTCGTTCGGAGTACGGGTAATTTCAACCTCGAACGGCGTGCGGGCGAGCTCCATAAGCGTCGGGCTGCTGCCGAAGGCATGCGCAGGCTGATCGCTGCCGGCGACAGGAATCTTTATTTTCTCGATCCGGGACTTGATCCGGGTTTTGACGCCTTGGTCGACGGATCACATCCTTCCGATCTGGGATTCAAATTGATTACCGACCGACTCGAAAAACAACTGCCGCGCATCTTTAGACGTTACGATATCCGCTGA
- a CDS encoding 30S ribosomal protein S16, which translates to MAVKIRLARHGKKGYAFYHIVAADSRAPRDGKFIEKLGTYNPNTNPATIDLDFVKALDWLQKGAQPTDTCRAILSYKGVMYKKHLLGGVAKGAFTEAEAEARFNKWLEAKTGKIEAKANKLSTDAKAAEKARLAAEAKIKEERAAAIAEKKAAAEAAAREAAAEAAAETAEAPAEEAAPEAPAAE; encoded by the coding sequence ATGGCTGTTAAAATTCGTCTGGCACGTCATGGTAAGAAGGGTTATGCCTTCTATCACATCGTTGCCGCAGATAGCAGAGCGCCACGTGATGGTAAATTCATCGAGAAGTTGGGTACCTACAACCCCAACACGAATCCTGCTACGATTGATCTGGACTTCGTGAAAGCCCTGGATTGGTTACAGAAAGGCGCACAACCTACGGATACTTGTCGGGCTATTCTCTCGTACAAGGGCGTAATGTACAAGAAACACCTGCTTGGCGGCGTTGCCAAGGGTGCGTTCACCGAGGCCGAAGCCGAAGCCCGCTTCAACAAGTGGCTGGAAGCCAAAACCGGTAAGATCGAGGCCAAGGCCAACAAGTTGTCGACCGACGCCAAGGCGGCCGAGAAGGCTCGTCTGGCTGCCGAGGCCAAGATCAAGGAGGAACGCGCTGCCGCAATCGCCGAGAAGAAGGCTGCCGCTGAGGCCGCTGCCCGCGAGGCTGCTGCTGAAGCCGCTGCCGAGACTGCCGAGGCTCCCGCAGAGGAGGCCGCTCCGGAAGCTCCCGCCGCTGAATAA